The DNA sequence AACTCCATTAGTTACCTCCTGGTATATGGACAGCGGCATAACAACGGTACATACAAGAAGATCAGCAATGGCTAAAGATAAAATGTAGAAATTACCAACTGTCCGTAAGTTTGGGAATCTTACAACTGCAATACAAACAAAGGTGTTCCCAATGATGCCGTAAAGATCTAGAAGAGGGATAATACATAGTGCTGCTATTCTAAAACCATCTGAAGATAATGCGACAGTATCAGTCGCTGATATCGTAGAGTCCAGAGAACTGTCGATGGATCCATTGTGTACCATTATTTCATTACAAATGCAGCAAAGTTGTTTTTGTGGAGTGATAAATGACGAAATATGTAAGATAATACAATATTTTGCTGCTGTCTGAACAGAAGCGATTAAGTTAAGGAAAGCTGTTTGACAATATCCTAAAATAGCATTCGTAGAAACAAATATGACAAGTGATCGTACGCTTGAATAATAGTACAAGTAAAGTAAACATACTGAAAGTGAATGTTGATATTAAGAACTGACCGTATCACGAGAAAATCAATCTACGAGTGAGCTGGAAAGAGATATGCAATCGCATGGTGGTGCTGAAATGACGACACTCGTGGATTATTGCTTACTTGCATTACGCATGTCAGGGATTGAAACGATATCTTTAATATCGGCTACGTAACCCACTTTTGCAAAGTATTTGTGTGGGACCAGAcagcactttttttttataaaatgctagaatgatcatcagacacaccaaattgcattatggatacggaggaatgtccttctgatatcaaataatgttgattttttttttcacgttataacacaaattttatggcaaacaattaa is a window from the Amphiura filiformis chromosome 12, Afil_fr2py, whole genome shotgun sequence genome containing:
- the LOC140165540 gene encoding D(1A) dopamine receptor-like encodes the protein MVHNGSIDSSLDSTISATDTVALSSDGFRIAALCIIPLLDLYGIIGNTFVCIAVVRFPNLRTVGNFYILSLAIADLLVCTVVMPLSIYQEVTNGVWRLPVWLCDLWTSLDVLLSTASIWLLCVISLDRYFAITKPHSYATKRTWECHIQGVVFKILTWLGWCNSILNPLIYTIFNGEFRKAFKKIISLKY